From the genome of Streptomyces sp. V1I1, one region includes:
- the tsaB gene encoding tRNA (adenosine(37)-N6)-threonylcarbamoyltransferase complex dimerization subunit type 1 TsaB, producing MLLLAVDTATPAVTAALHDGNSVVAESSRVDARRHGELLLPAVDRVLAEAGVKLDAVTAVVAGVGPGPYTGLRVGLVTASTFGSALGVPVYGLCTLDGLAYASGLEEPFVVATDARRKEVYWARYESARGRVSEPAVDRPADIAEQVAGLPAVGAGALLYPETFPDARRPEHVSAGALAALAAEKLAAGDDFLPPLPLYLRRPDAQVPKNYKVVTPK from the coding sequence GTGCTCTTGCTCGCCGTTGATACCGCCACGCCCGCCGTCACCGCCGCCCTCCACGACGGCAATTCCGTCGTCGCCGAGTCCAGTCGCGTCGACGCCCGCCGGCACGGGGAACTGCTGCTGCCCGCCGTCGACCGCGTCCTGGCCGAGGCCGGGGTGAAGCTCGACGCCGTCACCGCCGTGGTGGCCGGCGTCGGCCCCGGTCCGTACACCGGGCTGCGCGTCGGACTGGTCACGGCCTCGACCTTCGGCTCGGCACTGGGCGTTCCGGTGTACGGGCTGTGCACGCTGGACGGGCTGGCGTACGCCTCCGGTCTGGAGGAGCCGTTCGTGGTGGCGACGGACGCGCGCCGCAAAGAGGTGTACTGGGCGCGGTACGAGTCCGCCCGCGGCCGCGTGAGCGAGCCCGCCGTCGACCGGCCCGCCGACATTGCCGAGCAGGTCGCGGGCCTGCCCGCGGTCGGCGCCGGAGCGCTGCTCTACCCCGAGACCTTCCCGGACGCCCGCAGGCCCGAGCATGTCTCGGCCGGGGCGCTGGCCGCGCTGGCCGCCGAGAAGCTGGCCGCCGGGGATGACTTCCTGCCGCCGCTGCCGCTGTATCTGCGCCGGCCGGACGCCCAGGTGCCGAAGAACTACAAGGTGGTCACGCCCAAGTGA
- a CDS encoding alpha/beta fold hydrolase encodes MSETSTGPVVAAAATAATTGNWRRAGIAGAAIGVIAAGAAAGVALERLTVGRGMRKKARLALDASGPYGSLRGLPGKAIADDGTELYYEADEVDPEAGAPRRRRLFGRKAPAPVTVVFSHGYCLSQDSWHFQRAALRGLVRTVYWDQRSHGRSARGAAQSGEDAVPVAIDQLGRDLKAVIDAAAPEGPLVLVGHSMGGMTVMALADHFPELVRERVSGVAFIGTSAGRLGEVNYGLPVAGVNAVRRVLPGVLKALGSQAELVERGRRATADLFAGLIKRYSFSSRDVDPAVARFAERMIEGTPIDVVAEFYPAFVEHDKAEALEIFREVPVLVLAGDKDLVTPSSHSEAIADLLPDSELVIVPDGGHLVMLEHPEVVTDRLADLLARVGAVPAPANVGPYGSTAQPGG; translated from the coding sequence GTGAGCGAGACCAGCACGGGGCCCGTAGTGGCCGCCGCGGCGACGGCTGCCACGACGGGCAACTGGCGCCGGGCGGGCATCGCGGGTGCCGCGATAGGCGTGATCGCCGCCGGCGCGGCCGCGGGCGTCGCGCTCGAACGCCTCACGGTCGGCCGCGGCATGCGCAAGAAGGCGCGGCTCGCGCTGGACGCGTCGGGGCCGTACGGCTCTCTGCGCGGGCTGCCGGGCAAGGCGATCGCCGACGACGGCACCGAGCTCTACTACGAGGCCGACGAGGTGGACCCGGAAGCGGGTGCCCCGCGCCGCCGCAGGCTCTTCGGCCGCAAGGCGCCCGCCCCGGTCACCGTCGTCTTCAGCCATGGCTACTGCCTGAGCCAGGACTCCTGGCACTTCCAGCGCGCGGCTCTGCGCGGCCTGGTGCGCACCGTGTACTGGGACCAGCGCAGCCACGGCCGTTCGGCCAGGGGAGCGGCCCAGTCCGGCGAGGACGCTGTGCCGGTCGCCATCGACCAGCTGGGCCGCGACCTCAAGGCGGTGATCGACGCGGCCGCGCCCGAGGGCCCGCTGGTGCTGGTCGGGCACTCCATGGGCGGGATGACGGTGATGGCGCTCGCCGACCATTTCCCCGAGCTGGTACGGGAGCGGGTCTCCGGAGTCGCCTTCATCGGCACCTCGGCCGGCAGGCTCGGCGAGGTCAACTACGGCCTGCCGGTCGCGGGCGTGAACGCGGTGCGCCGGGTGCTCCCGGGCGTGCTCAAGGCGCTCGGCTCGCAGGCCGAACTGGTCGAGCGGGGCCGCCGCGCCACTGCCGACCTCTTCGCAGGCCTCATCAAGCGGTACTCGTTCTCGTCCAGGGACGTGGACCCGGCGGTGGCCCGGTTCGCGGAGCGGATGATCGAGGGCACGCCGATCGATGTGGTCGCGGAGTTCTACCCGGCGTTCGTGGAGCACGACAAGGCCGAGGCGCTCGAGATCTTCCGCGAGGTGCCGGTGCTCGTCCTGGCAGGTGACAAGGATCTGGTGACGCCGAGCTCGCACAGCGAGGCGATCGCGGACCTGCTGCCGGACTCGGAGCTGGTGATCGTGCCGGACGGCGGGCATCTGGTGATGCTGGAGCACCCGGAGGTCGTCACGGACCGGCTGGCCGACCTGCTGGCCCGGGTCGGCGCGGTCCCGGCACCGGCTAACGTTGGCCCGTATGGAAGCACCGCACAGCCCGGCGGCTGA
- the coaA gene encoding type I pantothenate kinase, translating into MISSPPRSAHRRAEHASTPYVDLTRAEWSALRDKTPLPLTAEEVERLRGLGDVIDLDEVRDVYLPLSRLLNLYVQATAGLRGALNTFLGDAGNGHGAQRGTPFVIGVAGSVAVGKSTVARLLQALLARWPEHPRVELVTTDGFLLPMKELQDRGLTSRKGFPESYDRRALTRFVADIKAGKDEVTAPVYSHLIYDIVPGERLTVRRPDILIVEGLNVLQPALPGKDGRTRVGLADYFDFSVYVDARPEDIETWYLNRFRKLRETAFQNPFSYFRKYTQVSEEEALDYARTMWRTINKPNLLENVAPTRGRATLVLRKGPDHKVQRLSLRKL; encoded by the coding sequence GTGATCTCTTCGCCGCCACGAAGCGCCCACCGCCGGGCCGAGCACGCGTCGACGCCGTATGTCGACCTGACCCGCGCGGAGTGGAGCGCCCTGCGCGACAAAACCCCGCTCCCCCTCACCGCCGAGGAGGTCGAGCGGTTGCGCGGTCTCGGCGATGTCATCGACCTGGACGAGGTACGGGACGTCTACCTCCCGCTGTCTCGACTGCTCAATCTGTACGTACAGGCCACCGCCGGTCTGCGCGGCGCGCTCAACACCTTCCTGGGCGACGCCGGCAATGGCCACGGCGCGCAGCGCGGCACCCCCTTCGTCATAGGAGTCGCCGGCTCCGTCGCGGTCGGCAAGTCCACCGTCGCCCGTCTGCTCCAGGCTCTGCTGGCCCGCTGGCCGGAGCACCCGCGGGTCGAGCTGGTCACCACCGACGGCTTCCTGCTCCCCATGAAGGAGCTCCAGGACCGCGGCCTGACGTCGCGCAAGGGTTTCCCCGAGTCGTACGACCGGCGCGCCCTGACCCGTTTCGTCGCCGACATCAAGGCGGGCAAGGACGAGGTCACCGCCCCGGTCTACTCCCACCTGATCTACGACATCGTGCCGGGCGAGCGCCTCACCGTCCGCCGCCCGGACATCCTGATCGTCGAGGGCCTCAACGTCCTCCAGCCGGCCCTGCCCGGCAAGGACGGCCGCACGCGAGTCGGTCTCGCCGACTACTTCGACTTCAGTGTGTACGTCGACGCCCGCCCCGAGGACATCGAGACCTGGTATCTCAACCGTTTCCGCAAGCTGCGCGAAACGGCGTTCCAGAACCCGTTCTCGTACTTCCGGAAGTACACCCAGGTCTCCGAGGAGGAGGCGCTGGACTACGCCCGTACGATGTGGCGCACCATCAACAAACCCAATCTGCTGGAGAACGTGGCTCCGACGCGCGGCCGTGCCACGCTGGTGCTGCGCAAGGGCCCCGACCACAAGGTCCAGCGCCTGTCCCTGCGCAAGCTCTGA
- a CDS encoding NAD(P)H-hydrate dehydratase — protein MRTAYSVETVRTAEAELMARLPQGALMQRAAAGLAAACADLLGRVYGARVVLLVGSGDNGGDALYAGARLARRGAGVSAVPLGARIHEGGLAALLGAGGRVADDPFEVLAAADLVLDGITGIGGHGGLRPDALPVARAARGSDAVVVAVDLPSGVEADTGEVRGEALRADATVTFGTYKPGLLIDPAKEYAGTVRLVGIGLEPHLPSVPDLEALQHADVARLLPAPAAESDKYRRGVVGVVAGSARYPGAAVLAVAGALRGGAGAVRYVGPAAEAVIARFPEALVHSGPPSKAGRVQAWVVGPGLGDGLDVVQDVLDSDVPVLVDADGLRPLDASALRDRGAPTLLTPHAGEAAALLGVPREEVESARLASVRELASRFGATVLLKGSTTLVAAPDGGRSPVRVNPMGTPWLATAGSGDVLSGLTGALLSAGLDARDAGSAAAYLHGLAARHAITEGAPITAYEVAGALRSAWRDVQETG, from the coding sequence ATGCGTACCGCTTACAGCGTGGAGACCGTACGGACCGCCGAGGCCGAACTGATGGCGCGCCTGCCACAGGGCGCGCTCATGCAACGGGCCGCTGCCGGGCTCGCCGCGGCCTGCGCGGATCTGCTCGGCCGGGTGTACGGCGCGCGGGTCGTGCTGCTCGTCGGGAGCGGGGACAACGGCGGCGACGCGCTGTACGCGGGGGCGCGGCTGGCGCGGCGGGGAGCCGGGGTGTCGGCGGTCCCGCTGGGGGCGCGCATCCATGAGGGCGGCCTCGCCGCCCTGCTCGGCGCGGGCGGTCGGGTCGCGGACGACCCCTTCGAGGTGCTGGCCGCGGCGGACCTGGTACTGGACGGCATCACCGGGATCGGCGGGCACGGCGGGCTGCGTCCTGACGCGTTGCCGGTGGCGCGGGCCGCGCGCGGGTCCGACGCCGTCGTCGTCGCGGTGGATCTGCCGAGCGGGGTGGAGGCGGACACCGGGGAGGTACGGGGCGAGGCGCTGCGCGCGGATGCGACGGTGACCTTCGGTACGTACAAGCCGGGGCTGCTGATCGACCCGGCGAAGGAGTACGCGGGCACGGTGCGGCTCGTCGGCATCGGCCTGGAGCCGCATCTGCCGTCCGTGCCGGACCTCGAGGCGCTCCAACACGCGGATGTGGCTCGGCTGTTGCCGGCGCCGGCCGCGGAGAGCGACAAGTACCGGCGGGGCGTCGTGGGCGTCGTCGCCGGGTCCGCGCGTTATCCGGGCGCGGCGGTGCTCGCTGTCGCGGGCGCGCTGCGCGGCGGCGCGGGGGCTGTGCGGTACGTCGGGCCCGCGGCGGAGGCTGTGATCGCCCGCTTCCCGGAGGCCCTGGTCCACAGCGGACCCCCGTCGAAGGCGGGCCGGGTGCAGGCGTGGGTCGTCGGCCCGGGGCTCGGCGACGGTCTGGATGTCGTACAGGACGTACTGGACTCCGACGTGCCGGTCCTGGTCGACGCGGACGGCCTGCGGCCGCTCGACGCGTCGGCGCTGCGGGACCGCGGCGCGCCCACGCTGTTGACCCCGCACGCGGGGGAGGCGGCCGCGCTGCTGGGCGTACCGCGCGAGGAGGTGGAGTCCGCGCGGCTCGCCTCCGTGCGGGAACTGGCCTCGCGCTTTGGAGCGACGGTGCTGCTCAAAGGCTCGACGACACTGGTCGCCGCCCCGGACGGCGGCCGTTCCCCGGTCCGGGTGAACCCCATGGGCACGCCCTGGCTGGCGACGGCCGGCAGCGGCGACGTCCTGTCGGGCCTGACGGGCGCGCTGCTCTCGGCGGGCCTCGACGCTCGCGACGCGGGCTCGGCGGCGGCGTATCTGCACGGCCTGGCGGCCCGCCACGCGATCACGGAGGGCGCGCCGATCACGGCGTACGAGGTGGCGGGGGCGCTGCGGTCGGCGTGGCGCGACGTGCAGGAGACGGGCTGA
- a CDS encoding DUF389 domain-containing protein has product MLHLRLITPADRTAEVVRLIETTVGTTHLAVVPGAARNPPGDLVMCDVAREAGDELIGGLRALGIDESGSIAVENIGLSLSRRADTAEEEAPGEGVDAVLWEHLADATHEESTLSVTYIAFLALATMIAACGVVLDNAILIVGAMAVGPEFGPLAGFCTALVQRAPRLAWRSFLALIVGFAAAMLVTVVFSYFMDSVNLFEQELLAAKRPNTNFIYRPDWFSFVVAVLAGAAGMLSLTSAKSGALVGVAISVTTVPAAANAAVAFSFQEYKQAWGSTGQLLLNLLGIVLAGTLTLLAQKFFWARQRERTAAKSLL; this is encoded by the coding sequence GTGCTGCACCTTCGCCTGATCACCCCGGCCGACCGCACCGCCGAAGTGGTCCGGCTGATCGAGACGACCGTCGGCACGACGCACCTCGCCGTCGTGCCCGGCGCCGCCCGCAATCCCCCGGGCGACCTGGTGATGTGCGATGTCGCGCGCGAGGCGGGCGACGAACTGATCGGCGGCCTGCGCGCGCTCGGCATCGACGAGTCCGGCTCGATCGCCGTCGAGAACATCGGTCTCTCGCTGTCCAGGCGTGCCGACACGGCGGAGGAGGAGGCTCCGGGCGAGGGCGTGGACGCGGTCCTGTGGGAGCACCTGGCGGACGCGACGCACGAGGAGTCGACGCTCTCGGTCACGTACATCGCGTTCCTGGCGCTGGCGACGATGATCGCGGCGTGCGGCGTGGTGCTCGACAACGCGATCCTGATCGTGGGCGCGATGGCGGTGGGCCCGGAGTTCGGCCCGCTGGCGGGCTTCTGCACAGCGCTGGTGCAGCGCGCCCCGCGGCTGGCGTGGCGCTCGTTCCTGGCGCTGATCGTGGGCTTCGCCGCGGCGATGCTCGTGACGGTGGTCTTCAGCTACTTCATGGACTCGGTGAACCTCTTCGAGCAGGAGCTGCTGGCGGCGAAACGTCCCAACACCAACTTCATCTACCGCCCCGACTGGTTCTCGTTCGTGGTTGCAGTCCTGGCGGGCGCGGCCGGCATGCTCTCGCTGACCTCGGCGAAGTCGGGTGCGCTGGTGGGCGTGGCGATCTCGGTCACCACGGTGCCGGCGGCGGCGAACGCGGCGGTGGCTTTCAGCTTCCAGGAGTACAAGCAGGCGTGGGGCTCGACGGGGCAACTGCTGCTCAATCTGCTGGGCATTGTGCTGGCGGGCACGCTGACGCTGCTCGCCCAGAAGTTCTTCTGGGCGAGGCAGCGGGAGCGTACGGCGGCCAAGTCGCTGCTCTGA
- the tsaE gene encoding tRNA (adenosine(37)-N6)-threonylcarbamoyltransferase complex ATPase subunit type 1 TsaE → MEAPHSPAAESATNSTSAARPTSAARLPVESPEQMQELGRRLAKLLRAGDLVMLTGELGAGKTTLTRGLGEGLGVRGAVTSPTFVIARVHPSLTGGPALVHVDAYRLGGGLDEMEDLDLDVSLPESVVVVEWGVGKVEDLSDDRLQVLIHRKVGDTDDDRREVTLTGFGARWAMVDLMALGA, encoded by the coding sequence ATGGAAGCACCGCACAGCCCGGCGGCTGAGAGCGCCACCAACTCCACCAGCGCCGCCCGCCCCACCAGCGCCGCCCGTCTCCCTGTCGAGTCCCCCGAGCAGATGCAGGAGTTGGGTCGCCGGCTCGCGAAGCTGCTGCGCGCCGGCGACCTGGTGATGCTCACCGGCGAGCTCGGCGCGGGCAAGACGACGCTGACCCGCGGCCTGGGCGAGGGCCTCGGAGTCCGCGGCGCCGTCACATCCCCGACCTTCGTCATCGCCCGCGTCCACCCCTCGCTGACCGGCGGCCCTGCCCTGGTGCATGTGGACGCGTACCGGCTGGGCGGCGGCCTCGACGAGATGGAGGACCTCGATCTCGACGTCTCGCTGCCGGAATCGGTGGTGGTCGTGGAGTGGGGCGTCGGCAAGGTCGAGGACCTCTCGGACGACCGGCTGCAAGTGCTGATCCACCGGAAGGTCGGCGACACGGACGACGACCGCCGCGAGGTCACCCTGACGGGCTTCGGCGCGCGCTGGGCGATGGTCGACCTGATGGCCCTGGGGGCCTGA
- the glmS gene encoding glutamine--fructose-6-phosphate transaminase (isomerizing): MCGIVGYVGGQSALDVVVAGLKRLEYRGYDSAGVAVLADGGLAAAKKAGKLVNLEKELVDRPLPAGSTGIGHTRWATHGGPTDANAHPHLDNAGRVAVVHNGIIENFAALRAELETRGHELASETDTEVVAHLLAESFSSCGDLAESMRQVCRQLQGAFTLVAVHADEPDVVVGARRNSPLVVGVGEGEAFLASDVAAFIAHTRSAIELGQDQVVELRRDGVTVTDFDGAPAQVRTYHVDWDASAAEKGGYDYFMLKEIAEQPKAVADTLLGRIDAGGSLTLDEIRIPVSVLREADKVVIVACGTAFHAGLIAKYAIEHWTRIPCEVELASEFRYRDPILDQRTLVIAISQSGETMDTLMALRHAREQGAKVLAICNTNGSTIPRESDAVLYTHAGPEVAVASTKAFLTQLVACYLVALYLGQVRGTKWGDEIQAVIRDLAQISAAVERVLETMEPVRELARSLAGKNTVLFLGRHVGYPVALEGALKLKELAYMHAEGFAAGELKHGPIALIEEDLPVVVVVPSPRGRSVLHDKLVSNIQEIRARGARTIVIAEEGDDTVVPYADHLIRIPATPTLLQPLVSTVPLQVFACELATARGNEVDQPRNLAKSVTVE; the protein is encoded by the coding sequence ATGTGCGGAATCGTGGGTTACGTCGGCGGACAGTCGGCGCTTGATGTGGTCGTCGCGGGCCTCAAGCGGCTCGAGTACCGGGGCTACGACTCGGCCGGTGTGGCGGTACTCGCCGACGGCGGGCTGGCCGCGGCGAAGAAGGCGGGCAAGCTCGTCAACCTGGAGAAGGAGTTGGTGGACCGGCCGCTGCCGGCCGGGTCCACCGGCATCGGGCACACCCGGTGGGCCACGCACGGCGGGCCGACCGACGCCAACGCCCATCCCCATCTGGACAACGCGGGGCGCGTCGCCGTCGTACACAACGGGATCATCGAGAACTTCGCGGCGCTGCGGGCCGAGTTGGAGACACGCGGGCACGAACTGGCGTCGGAGACAGACACCGAGGTCGTGGCGCATCTGCTCGCGGAGTCGTTCTCGTCGTGCGGGGACCTCGCCGAGTCGATGCGGCAGGTGTGCCGGCAGCTGCAGGGCGCCTTCACGTTGGTCGCCGTGCACGCGGACGAGCCGGATGTGGTGGTCGGCGCGCGGCGGAACTCCCCACTGGTGGTGGGCGTTGGGGAAGGTGAGGCCTTCCTCGCGTCGGACGTGGCCGCGTTCATCGCCCACACGCGGTCCGCGATCGAGCTGGGGCAGGATCAGGTGGTGGAGCTCCGCCGGGACGGCGTGACGGTCACCGACTTCGACGGTGCGCCCGCTCAGGTGCGGACGTACCACGTGGACTGGGATGCTTCCGCGGCCGAAAAGGGGGGCTATGACTACTTCATGCTCAAGGAGATCGCCGAGCAGCCCAAGGCTGTCGCCGATACGTTGCTCGGGCGGATCGACGCCGGCGGGTCGCTGACGCTCGACGAGATCCGGATCCCGGTGTCCGTGCTGCGGGAGGCCGACAAGGTCGTCATCGTGGCGTGCGGCACTGCCTTCCACGCCGGACTGATCGCGAAGTACGCCATCGAGCACTGGACCCGTATCCCGTGCGAGGTGGAGCTGGCGAGCGAGTTCCGCTATCGGGACCCGATCCTGGACCAGCGGACGCTGGTGATCGCGATCTCCCAGTCCGGCGAGACCATGGACACCCTGATGGCTCTGCGGCACGCGCGCGAGCAGGGCGCGAAGGTGCTGGCCATCTGCAATACGAACGGCTCGACGATTCCACGCGAGTCCGACGCCGTGCTGTACACACACGCGGGTCCCGAGGTCGCGGTCGCGTCGACCAAGGCGTTTCTGACGCAACTGGTGGCCTGCTATCTGGTGGCGCTGTATCTGGGGCAGGTGCGCGGCACCAAGTGGGGCGACGAAATCCAGGCCGTCATCCGGGACTTGGCGCAGATCTCGGCGGCGGTCGAGCGTGTCCTGGAGACGATGGAGCCGGTGCGAGAGCTGGCGCGCTCGCTCGCCGGCAAGAACACGGTGCTGTTCCTGGGGCGGCATGTGGGCTATCCGGTGGCGCTGGAGGGCGCGCTGAAGCTGAAGGAACTGGCGTACATGCACGCGGAGGGCTTTGCGGCGGGCGAGCTCAAGCATGGGCCGATCGCGCTGATCGAGGAGGATCTGCCGGTGGTGGTCGTGGTGCCGTCGCCGCGTGGGCGTTCGGTGCTGCACGACAAGCTCGTCTCCAATATCCAGGAGATCCGGGCGCGCGGGGCGCGGACGATCGTGATCGCGGAGGAGGGGGACGACACGGTGGTGCCGTACGCGGATCACCTGATCCGGATCCCGGCCACGCCGACGCTGCTGCAACCGCTGGTGTCGACCGTGCCATTGCAGGTCTTCGCGTGCGAGCTGGCGACGGCGCGCGGCAATGAGGTCGACCAGCCGCGGAACCTCGCGAAGTCTGTCACCGTCGAATGA
- a CDS encoding L,D-transpeptidase, producing MARSSSGLVAGLTAAALAVVGYLAYQASASAPDQLGKPNTPVPSAHASGSPKHNSKNPLELPAKSGVGVRVVYSLSERRVWLVGENGKLTRTFEVMPSTVSPPPGVYAVTSRSGTVPGSDGVPIEHVVRFASVDDVAIGFSAAVNGSMASPNPDKKTGGVRMKRADGDAMWEFASIGSKVVVVP from the coding sequence GTGGCACGGAGCAGCTCGGGACTCGTGGCCGGGCTCACGGCAGCCGCTCTGGCCGTCGTCGGATACCTCGCCTACCAGGCGTCGGCGAGCGCCCCCGACCAGCTCGGCAAGCCCAACACCCCGGTCCCGTCCGCGCATGCCTCCGGCAGCCCCAAGCACAATTCCAAGAACCCGCTCGAGCTGCCCGCGAAGTCGGGTGTCGGCGTGCGCGTCGTGTACTCGCTGTCCGAGCGGCGCGTGTGGCTGGTGGGCGAGAACGGGAAGCTGACGCGGACCTTCGAGGTCATGCCGTCGACGGTCAGCCCGCCGCCCGGTGTGTACGCGGTGACCTCGCGGTCCGGTACCGTCCCCGGGTCGGACGGGGTGCCGATCGAGCATGTGGTGCGGTTCGCGAGCGTCGACGATGTGGCGATCGGCTTCAGCGCGGCGGTGAACGGGTCGATGGCGAGCCCGAACCCGGACAAGAAGACCGGCGGCGTACGGATGAAGCGGGCGGACGGCGACGCGATGTGGGAGTTCGCGTCGATCGGCTCGAAGGTCGTCGTCGTCCCGTAA
- the alr gene encoding alanine racemase, giving the protein MSQTPPLRARAEIDLAALRANVRALRARAPRAALMAVVKSDAYGHGMVPCAKAALAAGATWLGTATPQEALALREAGIRSRVLCWLWTPGGPWREGIEADLDMAVSGLWALTEVTAAAREAGRPARIQLKADTGLGRNGCQPADWPELIAAALAAEAEGTVEVTGLWSHFACADEPGHPSIAAQMDVFRQMVAYAEKAGIEPEVRHIANSPATLTLPETHFDLVRAGIAMYGVSPSPELGTPADFGLRPVMTLAASVALVKQVPAGHGVSYGHHYVTTDETTLGLIPLGYADGIPRHASGRGPVLVGGEWRRVAGRVAMDQFVVDLGGQKIPEGTEALLFGPGDRGEPSAEDWAQAADTIAYEIVTRIGTRVPRVFLNEDPDE; this is encoded by the coding sequence ATGAGCCAGACACCGCCCCTGAGAGCCCGCGCCGAGATCGACCTCGCGGCCCTGCGCGCCAATGTGCGTGCGCTGCGTGCCCGAGCGCCCCGTGCTGCCCTCATGGCCGTGGTGAAGTCGGACGCGTACGGACACGGCATGGTGCCCTGCGCCAAGGCCGCGCTCGCGGCCGGGGCGACCTGGCTCGGGACCGCCACGCCGCAAGAGGCCCTCGCCCTGCGCGAGGCAGGCATCCGGAGCAGGGTCCTGTGCTGGCTGTGGACGCCCGGCGGCCCCTGGCGGGAGGGCATCGAGGCCGATCTCGACATGGCCGTGAGCGGCTTGTGGGCTCTCACGGAGGTCACCGCCGCCGCCCGCGAGGCCGGGCGACCGGCGCGGATCCAGCTCAAGGCCGACACCGGGCTCGGGCGCAACGGCTGTCAGCCCGCCGACTGGCCCGAGCTCATCGCCGCAGCACTCGCCGCCGAGGCCGAGGGCACCGTAGAGGTCACCGGGCTCTGGTCGCACTTCGCCTGCGCCGACGAGCCCGGGCACCCCTCCATCGCCGCCCAGATGGACGTGTTCCGCCAGATGGTGGCGTACGCCGAGAAGGCGGGCATCGAGCCGGAGGTCCGGCACATCGCCAACTCCCCGGCGACGCTGACCCTCCCCGAGACGCACTTCGATCTCGTACGGGCGGGCATCGCGATGTACGGCGTCTCGCCCAGCCCCGAGCTCGGCACGCCCGCAGACTTCGGGCTGCGGCCCGTGATGACGCTCGCCGCCTCCGTGGCGCTGGTCAAGCAGGTCCCGGCGGGCCACGGCGTCAGCTATGGCCATCACTACGTCACCACGGACGAGACGACGCTCGGCCTCATCCCCCTCGGCTACGCGGACGGCATCCCGCGCCATGCGTCCGGCCGTGGGCCTGTCCTGGTCGGCGGCGAGTGGCGACGGGTGGCCGGCCGGGTCGCCATGGACCAGTTCGTAGTCGATCTTGGCGGGCAGAAGATCCCGGAAGGTACCGAAGCGCTGCTGTTCGGACCGGGCGACCGGGGCGAGCCGAGCGCCGAGGACTGGGCGCAGGCGGCGGACACCATCGCGTACGAGATTGTCACCCGCATCGGAACGAGAGTTCCGCGCGTCTTCCTGAACGAGGACCCCGACGAGTAG
- a CDS encoding holo-ACP synthase, producing MIIGVGIDVAEIDRFAATMRRTPNMAGRLFLERELLLPSGEQRGYASLAARFAAKEAVAKALGAPGGLYWTDAEVYVEDSGQPRLRVHGTVAARAAELGVRSWHVSLSHDAGVASAVVIAEG from the coding sequence ATGATCATCGGGGTGGGGATTGACGTCGCCGAGATCGACCGGTTCGCCGCGACGATGCGGCGTACGCCAAACATGGCCGGACGGCTGTTCCTGGAGCGGGAGTTGCTGCTGCCCAGCGGTGAGCAGCGGGGATACGCCTCCTTGGCGGCGCGGTTCGCCGCCAAGGAGGCGGTCGCCAAGGCGCTCGGCGCGCCCGGCGGGCTGTACTGGACCGACGCCGAGGTGTACGTCGAGGACAGCGGGCAGCCGCGGCTGCGGGTACACGGGACGGTGGCGGCGCGGGCGGCCGAGCTCGGTGTGCGGTCCTGGCATGTGTCGCTCAGTCACGACGCGGGGGTGGCGTCGGCGGTGGTGATCGCGGAGGGTTGA